One halophilic archaeon DL31 genomic region harbors:
- a CDS encoding transposase IS4 family protein (PFAM: Transposase, IS4-like~KEGG: hje:HacjB3_05925 hypothetical protein), with protein sequence MGNPLGMRALEPEDKSDASSRSEQRYIDRKAKKVTQALCEYIFPAMDLDRPDEGTRYDDTAFLELQSYLGLTDTAANQGSRLFDEETTRKSGGPDGDTHLHYIKQIEAMEIASMVNGAIAEMVDVAKRYYSIDRHVDVAIDITYIAYYGDRDEFQMSTGAPSNKSYSWCYKIATISIVGKEVKFTLGMRPLLRRIPYMPRRVLVEQLLDIASEHVSIGTVYADAAFDSIGVMHTVEEAGFSYLIRKSSDDRVDRFVDGMDHDVAVKQNHEMEKTIRGEKVTVTPTLVGVPSDRKEDATVTFVTNLEVSDATKKARGRTRRVMRRYARRWGIENSYKSIKDFLTWTTSRNTAVRVFYFGFAVILYDMWLLVDLLIQVNLDIERRLKPRVPARTFLNIVRKNIPVT encoded by the coding sequence ATGGGCAACCCGCTCGGGATGCGTGCTCTCGAACCCGAAGACAAGAGCGATGCCTCTAGCCGCTCCGAACAGCGCTACATCGACAGAAAGGCGAAGAAGGTGACACAGGCGCTGTGTGAGTACATCTTTCCGGCAATGGATCTCGACCGACCGGACGAAGGAACACGGTATGACGATACCGCGTTTCTCGAACTCCAGAGCTACCTCGGATTGACGGATACAGCCGCCAATCAGGGAAGCCGACTCTTCGACGAGGAAACCACGCGCAAGAGCGGTGGTCCAGATGGTGACACCCACCTCCACTACATCAAACAAATCGAGGCGATGGAGATCGCCTCGATGGTCAACGGGGCGATTGCGGAGATGGTAGACGTGGCCAAGCGATACTACTCGATAGATCGCCACGTCGATGTGGCGATCGATATCACCTACATCGCGTACTACGGCGATCGCGACGAGTTCCAGATGAGCACGGGTGCACCATCGAACAAATCCTATTCGTGGTGCTACAAGATAGCGACCATCTCGATCGTCGGCAAGGAAGTGAAGTTCACGCTCGGGATGCGGCCGCTGCTCCGCCGCATCCCTTACATGCCCCGGAGGGTTCTCGTGGAGCAACTCCTCGACATAGCGAGTGAGCACGTCTCGATCGGGACGGTGTATGCCGATGCTGCCTTCGACAGCATCGGCGTCATGCATACGGTGGAAGAAGCGGGCTTCTCCTACCTCATCCGGAAGTCGTCGGACGACCGGGTCGACCGATTCGTGGATGGCATGGACCACGACGTCGCCGTGAAACAGAACCACGAGATGGAGAAAACCATCCGCGGGGAGAAGGTGACGGTCACCCCGACGCTGGTCGGGGTTCCCTCGGACCGCAAGGAGGATGCGACGGTGACGTTCGTGACGAATCTGGAGGTGAGTGACGCGACGAAAAAGGCCCGAGGGCGTACCCGCCGCGTGATGCGGCGGTACGCCCGGAGATGGGGTATAGAGAACAGCTACAAGTCGATAAAGGATTTCCTCACGTGGACGACTTCACGGAACACCGCCGTGCGTGTGTTCTACTTCGGGTTTGCCGTGATTCTCTACGACATGTGGCTGCTGGTTGACCTGCTGATACAGGTGAACCTTGACATCGAAC